Proteins found in one Sardina pilchardus chromosome 11, fSarPil1.1, whole genome shotgun sequence genomic segment:
- the ppfibp2a gene encoding liprin-beta-2 codes for MAYDASHMLEAALEQMDDIIAGSRALVPLGEFSTALVELPGASVAFSARLRVLQLAEELRDVLEVQYSPEEAAALRRQIPADTARALLRWLGRGLVVNLQSLGNNENYQERLTRLEGDKESLVLQVSVLTDQVEAQGEKIRDLESSLEEHQHKLDNTEEMLQQELLSRTSLETQKLDLMDEVSYLKLKLAGMEKQNHSVERQHKAESVVNLISELQEQMCRIQQELTSKARGKKEPVAERQAGEGHGSGSGGGGGIPAEAPAGGAEEETSSASVAPGSPGAPEPEQSCRCGKESGLLHELRLLKDKVDELEDEKLQYERKLKATKVEISNLQQLLMAKNTEIETLQAQLLARSPVSVDSAEREEIYRRRLNNKHQELQRLRSGMESLLAANDEKDRRIEELTILLSQCRQFRDTSANVPVSRERALTGCSEDGRMNGDVRMRALSLKTHSESSSGSSPILTSPLANQREAESRSQPRLMSSSMEDLQSGLVKVQVAGASVEPVVSAEVRPADNKSQTLPGKLSLVEQSRESEGSDTSAQKSPEESEDGDFSLRKGEKMEDTTSSDVSPMSSGADSGQQSPVSQENVKNTKSIRKIWGKIRRTQSGGLNGVDLEPSEFRRGGLRATAGPRLARTPDSGSSVRDKNTPFAKWTKEQVCGWLEEYGLGHYVNLTRQWVESGQTLLSATPQDMEKEMGIKHPLHRKKLQLAIRSFSNKTMEKSSELDHIWVTRWLDDIGLPQYKDQFHEARVDGRMLQYLTVNDLLFLKVTSQLHHLSIKCAIHVLHVNKFNPHCLRRRPGDESKASPSEVVQWSNHRVMEWLRSVDLAEYAPNLRGSGVHGGLIILEPRFSSDTLAMLLNIPPQKTLLRRHLATNFSALVGAQAQQEKREYANATGHTPLTTTAKVRPKKLGFTHFSHLRKRRQDDSADYICPIDTSSPSSLNGSPHRPYAGLRGLSPVLDRDSDRMEQECTEEISSISLAEDEEAKCRETRL; via the exons GCTCCAGGGCGCTGGTTCCCCTGGGGGAGTTCAGCACTGCTCTGGTGGAGCTGCCGGGGGCCTCCGTGGCCTTCTCTGCCCGTCTGCGAGTGCTCCAGCTGGCCGAGGAGCTGCGGGACGTGCTGGAGGTGCAGTACAGCCCGGAGGAGGCCGCCGCGCTGAGGAGGCAGATCCCGGCCGACACGGCGCGCGCCTTGCTGCGGTGGCTCGGCCGTGGACTGGTT GTGAACCTGCAGTCATTGGGGAACAATGAGAACTATCAAGAACGCCTGACTCGATTAGAAGGGGACAAAGAGTCACTCGTTCTCCAG GTGAGTGTGTTGACTGACCAAGTGGAAGCCCAGGGGGAGAAGATTCGGGACCTGGAGAGCTCCCTGGAGGAGCACCAACACAAGCTCGACAACACAGAGGAGATGTTGCAACAG GAGCTCTTGAGCAGGACCTCTTTGGAGACCCAGAAATTGGATCTGATGGATGAGGTGTCCTACCTGAAACTGAAGCTTGCCGGAATGGAGAAACAGAACCACAGTGTAGAACGTCAACACAAAGCTGAG AGTGTAGTGAATCTGATTAGTGAGCTCCAGGAGCAGATGTGTAGGATCCAGCAGGAGCTCACCAGTAAagcgagagggaaaaaagaaccCGTGGCTGAGAGGCAGGCCGGGGAGGGCcatggcagcggcagcggcggcggcggcggtatCCCAGCCGAGGCCCCTGCCGgtggggcggaggaggagaccAGCAGTGCCAGCGTGGCTCCCGGCAGCCCCGGAGCTCCTGAACCGGAGCAGAGCTGCCGCTGTGGAAAAGAGAGT GGCCTGCTGCACGAGCTGAGGCTTCTGAAGGACAAGGTGGACGAACTGGAGGACGAGAAGCTCCAGTATGAGAGGAAGCTCAAAGCTACGAAG GTGGAGATCTCCAACCTCCAGCAGCTCCTCATGGCCAAGAACACTGAGATCGAGACCCTGCAGGCTCAGCTGCTGGCCAGATCCCCCGTGTCCGTGGACAGCGCGGAGAGAG AGGAAATATACAGGAGAAGACTCAACAACAAAC ATCAGGAGTTGCAGCGGTTAAGATCAGGAATGGAGTCACTGCTTGCAGCTAACGATGAAAAG GATAGGCGAATTGAGGAGCTTACCATCCTGTTGAGCCAGTGCAGACAGTTCCGAGACACTTCAGCCAATGTTCCAG TCTCCAGAGAGCGAGCGCTGACCGGCTGCAGTGAGGACGGACGCATGAACGGGGATGTGAGGATGAGGGCGCTCTCCCTGAAAACCcactcagag TCCTCCAGCGGCTCCTCCCCCATCCTCACGTCTCCTCTGGCCAATCAAAGAGAGGCTGAATCCAG GTCTCAACCAAGACTGATGTCGTCCAGTATGGAAGATTTGCAGAGCGGGCTTGTGAAGGTA CAAGTAGCTGGAGCATCAGTAGAGCCTGTAGTGTCAGCAGAG GTTCGACCAGCAGACAACAAGAGCCAGACGTTGCCGGGGAAACTGTCTCTggtggagcagagcagagagagtgagggcagTGACACTTCAGCTCAGAAGTCACCGGAAGAGAGCGAGGATGGAGACTTCAGCCTaa GGAAAGGTGAGAAGATGGAGGACACGACGTCCTCGGACGTCTCGCCCATGTCCTCGGGGGCAGACTCGGGACAGCAGTCCCCCGTGTCCCAGGAAAATGTCAAGAACACCAAAAGTATCCGGAAAATATGGGGAAA AATCAGGAGGACACAGTCGGGAGGACTGAACGGGGTTGACCTGGAGCCGTCAGAGTTCCGCAGGGGAGGACTACGAGCCACGGCTGGCCCCCGTCTGGCCCGCACTCCTGACTCAGGCAGCTCAGTCCG GGACAAAAACACACCCTTCGCGAAGTGGACCAAAGAGCAAGTGTGTGGTTGGCTGGAGGAGTATGGTCTCGGCCACTATGTGAACCTCACCAGGCAGTGGGTAGAGAGTGGACAGACCCTCCTCTCCGCGACACCTCAGGACATGGAGAAG GAGATGGGCATTAAGCACCCTCTGCACAGGAAGAAGCTCCAGCTGGCCATACGGTCGTTCAGCAACAAGACCATGGAGAAGTCGTCCGAGCTGGACCATATCTGGGTCACAC GCTGGCTGGATGACATTGGCTTGCCTCAGTACAAAGACCAGTTCCATGAAGCTCGCGTGGACGGCAGGATGCTTCAGTACCTGACAGTG AACGACCTTCTGTTCCTGAAAGTCACTAGTCAGCTTCATCACCTCAGCATCAAGTGTGCCATCCACGTGCTCCATGTCAACAAGTTCAACCCCCACTGCCTGAGGCGCAGGCCGGGCGACGAG AGCAAGGCCTCTCCCTCGGAGGTGGTGCAGTGGTCCAACCACCGTGTGATGGAGTGGCTGCGCTCAGTGGACCTGGCTGAATACGCCCCCAATCTGAGGGGCAGTGGTGTCCACGGAGGCCTCatt ATCCTGGAGCCGCGCTTCAGCTCGGACACCTTGGCCATGCTGCTCAACATCCCGCCGCAGAAGACGCTGCTGAGGCGCCACCTCGCCACCAACTTCTCCGCCCTGGTGGGCGCCCAGGCTCAGCAGGAGAAGAGGGAGTACGCCAACGCCACAGGGCACACGCCTCTCACCACCACAGCCAAAGTCAGG CCAAAGAAGCTGGGTTTCACGCACTTCAGTCACCTGCGTAAGAGGCGACAGGACGACTCGGCGGACTACATCTGCCCCATAGACACcagctccccctcctccctcaacGGCTCCCCCCACAGGCCGTACGCCGGCCTCAGGGGTCTCAGCCCGGTGCTGGACAGAGACTCGGACCGGATGGAGCAG GAGTGCACTGAAGAAATCAGTTCAATCAGTTTAGCAGAGGATGAGGAGGCGAAG TGTAGAGAAACAAGACTGTGA